The sequence below is a genomic window from Rhizobium gallicum bv. gallicum R602sp.
CTGCCGACTTGGAAAGCTTGTCGAAATCAGCGGTGACGGCAGCCGTCTGCTCAGGCGTCAGGCCGGGAGCGGCGGCGACCATCCGCCAGTTCTGCACGCTGACATCGACGCCAGATTCCTTCAGCGTCGGAGCGTCGACACCGTCAATGCGCTTATCGCTCGAGACGGCGAGCAGGCGGAGCTGCCCGGCCTTCACCTGCGATTCGAACTCACCATAGCCCGAAATGCCGGCCGTCACCTGTCCGCCGAGGATAGCGGCAAGCGCCTCACCGCCGCCCGAGAAGGCGACATAGTTGATCTTCGTCGGATCGACGCCGGAGGCCTTCGCGATGAGACCGACCGCGATATGGTCGGTACCGCCGGCCGAGCCGCCGCCCCAGGACACCGAACCCGGATCAGCCTTCAGCTTGGCAACGAGGTCACCCATCGTCTTGATGTCGGACGATGCCGGAACGACGATGGCCTCATACTCGCCGGTCAGGCGAGCGATCGGTGTGACGTCCTTCAGCGTGACAGGCGACTGGTTGGTGAGAATCGCGCCGACCATGACATAGCCGCCAACGATCAGTGCGTTCGGGTTGCCGTTATTCTGGCTGGCGAACTGCGCCAGACCGATGGTGCCGCCGGCGCCCGGAACGTTCTGAACCTGAACATTGCCAGAGATGCCTTCCTTCTGCATGACGGTCTGCAGCGAGCGGGCCGTCTGATCCCAACCGCCGCCGGGTGCGGCAGGCGCCATGATGGTGTAATCGGCCGAATAGGCCGGCAGCGCGATAGCGGCTGCGAAAAGCGTAGCAAGGAAAGTATGCTTCACGATGTGTCCTCCGTGATCGCGGTGAGCGCCGCGTATTGTTCTCAAGGGAATCGAGAAGCGTTGCCGGGCAGCGGACTTTGATCGTCCGCAATAGCGACGGAGACTCCTCCCGAAACGTCTACTCTCCGCCTCCACGAAGAGAAGTACCAGAACCGCACCACATCAAGCTGTCATTTAGCTGACATCGGCAGGATATCCAGCGCCAAGGCCACTTTTTTGCCGTAATTCGGGCATGAGCGCCCGGTTATGCCGGTGGCGTGCATCCCAAATCCACCCCAATAAAGCAGGTAGGTGCGAACGCTATCCACCTACTGTGTCCGCAGCACCTCGTTCCAATGGGCGATCAGCCGCGCGCGCTTGACCTGGTCGAGATAGACCATCAGGCCCGGGCTGACCGGAACGGGCCTGAGCTGGGCACCGAGAAGCTCCTGCAGGGTGTTAGCCGTATTGTCGCCCGCAACCTCGGGGCTGACCGCCGGGATCTGCAGTTTTCGGGCCATGATCGTCTGTCCTTCCTTCGACATGAAGAAGGTGAGATATTGCCGCCCGAGTTCCGGCTCCGCGGCAGCCTGCGGCACCAGCCCGATGCGCGACATCACGACCGTATAATCCTTCGGCAGCACGATGCCGACATCGCGGTGGCGCGACGCCCAGTCCGCCGCATAGGAGCCTAGAATGTTGTAGCCGAGCACGAAGCGCCCGTCGGCTACCCTCTCCAGGATCGCCGAACTCGTCGAATAGAGCTTGACGCCCGCAGCCCCCATCGCCCGGATCACCGACCAGATGTCCCCGAACTGCTCCTGGTCGCGCGCCATGAACAGAAAGCCGACGCCGGAGCGTTCGATGTCATAGGTGCCGATGCGGCCGTAAACCGCGTTGCCTTTGCGCTTCAGGTAATCGACGAATTCCGCCCGTGAACTTGGCACCGGTTCATGCAAGAAGCTCGGCTTGTGATAGACGAAGACGGCCGGCTCGAAGGTGAGTGCATAGGCCGTGTTGCGCCAGTTTGCCCATTTCGGCCATTGTCCGCTCATCGGCAGATTGCTGACCTGCGCATAGCCGTCGTTGGAGAGCTTGACCTGCAGGTCCATCGCCGATGAAAAGGCGAAATCCGCCGTTTTCTTCCCGGCATCCGTCTCCTGCACGATCCGGTCGTAGATCTCGCCCGTCAGCATGTCTTCATAACGCACGGCGACATCCGGATTGGCTTCCTGAAAGCCATGGATCATCGGCTGGGCGAGAGGCTCGTCGAGCGAGGAATAAACCGTCAGCACCCGCGCATCCGCCTTGCCGGATTTCGCGGGATAAAAGGCCTGATCCGCGGCTGCAAAACCGGGACAGAGCAGAAACAGCACAACAAGAAGTCTCCTCATGAGCGCAGAATGCATCACCACGCTTCGCCGGGCAAGGACGAGTGATTGCGGGCGCTGTCTCGCAACGCGACAAGAGCATTAAAAGACGCTAAGCTAATTTAGACAACCGTATGGAGGGGATATTGGAACGACGGCTGAGTGCCATACTCGCTGCCGACGTGGTGGGTTATAGCCGTCTGATGGGTATCGACGAGACCGGTACCCTGCAGGCGCTCAACCGCCACCGCTGCGAGCTGATCGATGTCAGGATCTCCGACTACAGAGGGCGCATCTTCAAGCTGACCGGCGACGGAATGCTCGCGGAATTCCAAAGTGTGGTAAACGCTGTCGCCTGCGCTGTCGAAATTCAGCGCGAGATGGCTGTGCGCAACAAACACGTCCCGCAGGATCAGCGCATCGAATTGCGGATCGGCATCAATCTGGGCGACGTTGTCATCGAGAACGACGACGTCTTCGGTGACGGCGTAAACGTCGCTGCTCGGCTCGAGCGCCTTGCTTTGCCGGGTGGCATTGTCGTTTCCGGCTCCGTTCGCGATCAGGTGGGCACGCGCCTCAATATCGGTTTCGAGTTCCAGGGCGAGCAATCTCTGAAGAACATCAAGCAGAATGTGTCGGTGTTCACGGTTCTCCTCGATCCGCCTTCTGCAACGGCCGGCGCGTCGGACGACCAAACCCGCAATACCTGCTTTATTGCCGTTTTGCCTTTCACCAACATGAGCGGCGATACCGACCAGGAGTATTTCGCGGACGGCATCACGGAAGACATCATTACCGACCTCTCCAAGATATCGAGTCTACACGTCGTGCCGCGGCACACTGTCTTCACTTACAAAGGGAGTTCGCTGAAGGTAAAGCAGCTCGCCCACGAACTCGGCGTGCGATACGTTCTCCAGGGAAGCGTCCGCATCGCCGGCGCGCGTGTACGCATATCCGGCCATCTCATCGATACGGCGAATGGCGACCATCTGTGGGCCGATCGCTA
It includes:
- a CDS encoding Bug family tripartite tricarboxylate transporter substrate binding protein: MKHTFLATLFAAAIALPAYSADYTIMAPAAPGGGWDQTARSLQTVMQKEGISGNVQVQNVPGAGGTIGLAQFASQNNGNPNALIVGGYVMVGAILTNQSPVTLKDVTPIARLTGEYEAIVVPASSDIKTMGDLVAKLKADPGSVSWGGGSAGGTDHIAVGLIAKASGVDPTKINYVAFSGGGEALAAILGGQVTAGISGYGEFESQVKAGQLRLLAVSSDKRIDGVDAPTLKESGVDVSVQNWRMVAAAPGLTPEQTAAVTADFDKLSKSAGWQEILKTKGWADTYLAGDAFKAQLEKDVSATEGILKEIGLVK
- a CDS encoding ABC transporter substrate-binding protein is translated as MRRLLVVLFLLCPGFAAADQAFYPAKSGKADARVLTVYSSLDEPLAQPMIHGFQEANPDVAVRYEDMLTGEIYDRIVQETDAGKKTADFAFSSAMDLQVKLSNDGYAQVSNLPMSGQWPKWANWRNTAYALTFEPAVFVYHKPSFLHEPVPSSRAEFVDYLKRKGNAVYGRIGTYDIERSGVGFLFMARDQEQFGDIWSVIRAMGAAGVKLYSTSSAILERVADGRFVLGYNILGSYAADWASRHRDVGIVLPKDYTVVMSRIGLVPQAAAEPELGRQYLTFFMSKEGQTIMARKLQIPAVSPEVAGDNTANTLQELLGAQLRPVPVSPGLMVYLDQVKRARLIAHWNEVLRTQ